The following are from one region of the Streptomyces decoyicus genome:
- a CDS encoding zinc-dependent alcohol dehydrogenase, whose translation MPRVACAFWISAPGQGEIRTVALPDPADDEVLVRTVCSGVSRGTETLVFRGGVPESQHTVMRAPFQEGAFPAPVKYGYLNVGVVEEGPPDLLGRSVFSLYPHQTHFVVPASAVTPVPDTVPAERAVLAGTVETAVNALWDAAPLVGDRIAVVGAGMVGAGVAAVLARFPGVRVQLVDADPVRAATATALGVDFALPADALGDCDLVVHASATEEGLARSLELLAPEGTVIELSWYGDRQVSLPLGEAFHSRRLVVRSSQVGTVSPARPRRTYADRLAVALDLLADPAFDALITGESAFEDLPTVLPRLVSGDLPALCHRIRYGPAGG comes from the coding sequence ATGCCGCGCGTCGCTTGTGCCTTTTGGATAAGCGCTCCAGGTCAGGGCGAGATCCGGACGGTAGCCCTGCCGGACCCCGCCGATGACGAGGTTCTGGTGCGCACGGTCTGCTCCGGAGTGAGCCGTGGAACGGAGACCCTGGTCTTCCGTGGCGGCGTCCCCGAGAGCCAGCACACCGTGATGCGGGCGCCGTTCCAGGAAGGCGCCTTCCCCGCACCGGTCAAGTACGGCTACCTCAATGTAGGCGTCGTCGAGGAAGGCCCGCCCGACCTGCTGGGCCGCTCGGTCTTCAGCCTGTATCCCCATCAGACGCACTTCGTCGTCCCGGCGAGCGCCGTCACCCCGGTACCGGACACCGTCCCCGCCGAGCGTGCCGTCCTGGCGGGCACCGTCGAGACCGCGGTGAACGCCCTGTGGGACGCCGCGCCGCTGGTCGGCGACCGGATCGCGGTGGTCGGGGCGGGCATGGTCGGCGCCGGCGTGGCCGCGGTCCTCGCCCGCTTCCCGGGGGTCCGGGTGCAGTTGGTGGACGCCGATCCCGTGCGCGCCGCCACCGCCACGGCACTGGGTGTGGACTTCGCGCTGCCCGCGGACGCGCTGGGCGACTGCGACCTGGTCGTGCACGCCAGCGCCACCGAGGAGGGGCTGGCGCGCTCGCTCGAACTGCTCGCCCCGGAAGGCACCGTCATCGAGCTGAGCTGGTACGGAGACCGGCAGGTCAGCCTGCCGCTGGGGGAGGCCTTCCACTCCCGCCGGCTGGTCGTCCGCAGCAGTCAGGTGGGCACGGTGTCCCCGGCCCGGCCCCGCCGCACCTACGCCGACCGGCTCGCGGTCGCCCTCGACCTGCTCGCCGACCCCGCCTTCGATGCGCTGATCACCGGCGAATCCGCTTTCGAGGACCTGCCGACGGTGCTGCCCCGGCTCGTTTCCGGCGACCTCCCGGCGCTGTGCCACCGCATCCGGTACGGGCCGGCCGGCGGCTGA
- a CDS encoding VOC family protein: MTSLVRHLTIDCSDAYRLASFWAEVLDGTLAEDDLPGDPEATVTAAGGALLFVTVPDAKAGKNRVHLDLQPQDRGRDDEVERLLALGATLVADHRRADGAGWVTLADIEGNEFCVERSAAERAG, from the coding sequence ATGACTTCACTGGTACGCCACCTCACGATCGACTGCTCCGACGCCTACCGTCTGGCGAGCTTCTGGGCGGAGGTACTGGACGGAACGCTGGCCGAGGACGACCTGCCGGGCGATCCGGAGGCCACGGTCACGGCCGCGGGCGGCGCGCTGCTGTTCGTCACGGTGCCCGATGCCAAGGCCGGGAAGAACCGGGTGCATCTGGATCTTCAGCCCCAGGACCGCGGCCGGGACGACGAGGTCGAGCGGCTGCTGGCGCTCGGCGCGACCCTGGTGGCCGACCACCGGCGGGCCGACGGGGCCGGGTGGGTGACGCTGGCCGATATCGAGGGCAACGAGTTCTGTGTGGAGCGCAGCGCGGCCGAGCGGGCGGGCTGA
- a CDS encoding 6-pyruvoyl trahydropterin synthase family protein has product MFSITVRDHLMVAHSFRGAVFGPAQRLHGATFIVDATFRRAELDADNIVVDIGLATQELGAVVGELNYRNLDDEPAFAGINTSTEALAKVIADRLAERIEAGNFGAGARELAGISVTLHESHIAWATYERTL; this is encoded by the coding sequence TTGTTCAGCATCACCGTCCGCGATCACCTCATGGTCGCCCACAGCTTCCGTGGCGCGGTCTTCGGACCCGCGCAGCGCCTGCACGGCGCGACCTTCATCGTGGACGCCACCTTCCGCCGTGCGGAGCTCGACGCCGACAACATCGTCGTCGACATCGGCCTGGCCACCCAGGAACTCGGCGCCGTGGTCGGAGAGCTGAACTACCGCAACCTCGACGACGAGCCCGCCTTCGCCGGCATCAACACCTCGACGGAGGCCCTGGCCAAGGTCATCGCCGACCGGCTCGCCGAACGCATCGAGGCGGGCAACTTTGGGGCGGGCGCCCGCGAGCTGGCCGGGATATCGGTCACCCTGCATGAATCGCATATCGCCTGGGCGACGTACGAGCGCACCCTGTGA
- a CDS encoding ArsR/SmtB family transcription factor codes for MNGAWVPLCQAKADFFRMLGHPVRIRVLELLQSGPMPVRSLLSALEVEPSALSQQLAVLRRSGLVTATRSGSTVVYELAGGEVAELLSAARRVLTEVLAGQHALLTELRQAETGALPAAGGVGAVS; via the coding sequence ATGAACGGTGCCTGGGTTCCGCTCTGTCAGGCCAAGGCCGACTTCTTCCGGATGCTGGGGCATCCGGTCCGCATCCGGGTGCTGGAGCTTCTCCAGAGCGGGCCGATGCCGGTGCGGAGTCTGCTCTCCGCCCTCGAGGTGGAGCCGTCCGCGCTCTCCCAGCAGCTGGCGGTCCTGCGCCGCTCGGGCCTGGTGACGGCCACCCGCAGTGGCTCCACCGTCGTCTACGAGCTGGCCGGAGGCGAGGTCGCGGAGCTGCTGAGCGCCGCCCGCCGGGTCCTCACCGAGGTGCTCGCCGGGCAGCATGCGCTCCTCACCGAACTGCGGCAGGCCGAGACCGGAGCACTGCCGGCGGCCGGCGGGGTGGGGGCCGTCTCATGA
- a CDS encoding right-handed parallel beta-helix repeat-containing protein: protein MALRQMKYMGCVAAMMIGGLGAASPCDTTQRHVVHPGESIQRAVDRAKPGDTVFLRPGHYRESVLIRKSRLRLVGAGRKTVISPAGKRAANACGQSGNGICVVGTGGRPLRNVSIRSLTVQGFKKSGIWASRTDRLSVHDVAVRKNGVWGIAEEKSTRTVIRDNAAIDNGDAGIFLANTVKEEGGATDTRGSTITDNRLSRNRIGVTVRRVRNLIVAHNSITGNCGGVFVVGDESRPRAGALTVRNNTILKNNKHCPGNSRLPFIQGSGIILTGAERTLVTRNDIRGHVGKSPLSGGIVLFRSFVKTTNERNLISENLVLHNKPVDLADRDPKGKGNRFVRNVCRTSEPAGLCRRHGEHRAHPSSTGE from the coding sequence ATGGCGCTACGACAGATGAAATACATGGGCTGTGTCGCCGCGATGATGATCGGCGGACTCGGCGCGGCATCGCCGTGCGACACAACGCAACGACACGTCGTCCACCCCGGTGAGTCGATCCAACGGGCGGTGGACAGAGCGAAGCCGGGCGACACCGTCTTCCTCCGACCCGGTCACTACCGGGAGAGCGTACTGATCCGCAAGTCGCGGCTGCGGCTCGTCGGTGCGGGCCGGAAGACGGTGATCAGTCCGGCCGGCAAGCGGGCCGCGAACGCCTGCGGGCAGAGCGGCAACGGGATCTGCGTCGTCGGCACGGGAGGCAGACCGCTGCGGAACGTCAGCATCCGCTCGCTGACCGTCCAGGGCTTCAAGAAGAGCGGCATCTGGGCTTCCCGCACCGACCGGCTGTCCGTGCACGACGTCGCCGTGCGGAAGAACGGCGTGTGGGGCATCGCCGAGGAGAAGTCCACCCGCACCGTGATCCGGGACAACGCCGCCATCGACAACGGTGACGCGGGCATCTTCCTGGCGAACACGGTCAAGGAGGAGGGCGGGGCCACCGACACCCGGGGGTCCACGATCACCGACAACCGTCTCTCGCGTAACCGGATCGGCGTCACGGTCCGGCGGGTCAGAAACCTGATCGTCGCCCACAACAGCATCACCGGTAACTGCGGCGGAGTGTTCGTCGTCGGCGACGAATCCCGCCCGCGAGCCGGAGCTCTGACGGTCCGGAACAACACCATTCTCAAGAACAACAAGCACTGCCCCGGCAACAGCCGACTGCCGTTCATCCAGGGCTCCGGCATCATCCTCACCGGCGCCGAGCGCACCCTGGTGACGCGCAACGACATCCGGGGCCACGTCGGCAAGTCCCCGCTCTCCGGCGGCATCGTGTTGTTCCGCAGCTTCGTGAAGACGACCAACGAACGCAATCTGATCAGCGAGAACCTCGTGCTGCACAACAAGCCGGTGGACCTGGCCGACCGGGACCCCAAGGGCAAGGGAAACCGGTTCGTCCGCAACGTGTGCCGGACCTCGGAGCCGGCCGGTCTGTGCCGACGACACGGGGAGCACCGGGCGCACCCCTCTTCAACGGGAGAATAG
- a CDS encoding lysylphosphatidylglycerol synthase transmembrane domain-containing protein produces MNRSRWAAWLRLLAGLGILVALVWHLGSDAFLDGLRRIDAATLLAALAIGLLTTVFSAWRWCLVARGLGLRLPLGGAVADYYRALFLNAALPGGVLGDVHRAVRHGRDSGDLGRGVRAVVLERTAGQFVLLVAGAVVLLARPSPVLAPVAGFLTSPGVALAAATVGVLLVAIAGRLRRHRGASRAERAVRTVLTEARQGLLARGVWPGVALSSVAVLAGYLGMFVLAARVAGATAPTAELVPLVVLALLAMALPLNVGGWGPREGVAAWAFGAAGLGAAQGLTTAVIYGVLAFVAGLPGAAVLLVRRSAGWRTERPQFEFEERVLAEQGAPQRRA; encoded by the coding sequence ATGAACAGGTCCCGCTGGGCGGCGTGGCTCAGGCTGCTCGCGGGACTGGGCATTCTGGTGGCGCTGGTGTGGCATCTGGGATCCGACGCCTTCCTGGACGGACTGCGCCGGATCGACGCCGCCACACTGCTCGCCGCACTCGCCATCGGCCTGCTGACCACGGTGTTCAGCGCCTGGCGGTGGTGTCTGGTGGCCCGCGGCCTCGGTCTGCGGCTGCCCCTGGGCGGGGCCGTCGCGGACTACTACCGGGCGCTGTTCTTGAACGCGGCGCTGCCCGGCGGCGTCCTGGGCGATGTGCACCGCGCCGTACGCCACGGCCGTGACTCCGGTGACCTCGGCCGGGGCGTACGCGCGGTCGTCCTGGAGCGCACCGCCGGCCAGTTCGTCCTGCTCGTCGCCGGGGCGGTGGTGCTGCTGGCCCGGCCCTCGCCCGTCCTGGCGCCGGTCGCCGGCTTCCTCACCTCGCCCGGTGTCGCACTGGCCGCGGCAACGGTAGGCGTGCTGCTGGTGGCGATCGCCGGCCGGCTGCGCCGTCACCGGGGCGCCTCGCGCGCCGAACGCGCCGTGCGCACGGTACTCACCGAGGCACGCCAGGGCCTGCTCGCCCGCGGAGTCTGGCCCGGCGTCGCGCTCTCCTCCGTGGCGGTCCTGGCGGGCTACCTCGGGATGTTCGTGCTGGCTGCCCGGGTCGCGGGAGCCACCGCGCCGACCGCCGAACTCGTACCGCTGGTGGTGCTGGCGCTGCTCGCGATGGCCCTGCCGCTGAACGTCGGCGGCTGGGGCCCGCGGGAGGGCGTCGCCGCCTGGGCCTTCGGCGCCGCCGGGCTAGGCGCGGCGCAGGGCCTCACCACTGCCGTGATCTACGGGGTGCTCGCCTTCGTCGCCGGCCTCCCGGGCGCCGCCGTGCTGCTCGTCCGCCGGTCCGCCGGATGGCGCACCGAACGCCCGCAGTTCGAGTTCGAAGAGCGTGTCCTCGCCGAGCAGGGCGCGCCGCAACGGCGGGCGTAG
- a CDS encoding class I SAM-dependent methyltransferase yields the protein MNVTGRPRFAPRWLELRERADAAARAPELLHPLLEWVAAQPPPAGPPGSPRELVIRDLGCGTGSMGRWLAVRLPGPQHWVLYDHDPVLLDHAGARMPVTAADGTPVDATTERGDLATLTADDLAGTSLVTASALLDLLTREEVEALADACVGAGCPALLALSVAGRVELTPSDPLDAEIADAFNDHQRRTDQGRGLLGPDAIAAAVAAFERRGATVLVRPSAWRLGSAESALTAEWLRGWVGAAHAQRPELAPEAVAYLRRRLEECAAGELTVAVHHTDLLALPGPSSRSAG from the coding sequence GTGAACGTAACCGGAAGGCCCCGATTCGCCCCGCGCTGGCTGGAGTTGCGGGAGCGCGCCGATGCCGCGGCCCGCGCACCCGAGCTGCTGCATCCGCTGCTGGAATGGGTGGCCGCGCAGCCGCCGCCCGCCGGCCCGCCCGGGAGCCCGCGCGAGCTGGTGATCCGTGACCTCGGGTGCGGCACCGGCTCGATGGGACGCTGGCTCGCCGTCCGGCTGCCCGGCCCCCAGCACTGGGTCCTTTACGACCACGATCCCGTGCTGCTCGACCACGCCGGTGCGCGGATGCCCGTAACGGCCGCCGACGGTACGCCCGTTGACGCCACGACCGAGCGCGGCGATCTGGCCACCCTCACCGCCGACGACCTCGCGGGCACCTCGCTGGTGACCGCCTCCGCGCTGCTCGATCTGCTCACCCGCGAGGAGGTGGAGGCACTCGCCGACGCCTGTGTGGGCGCGGGCTGCCCGGCGCTGCTGGCGCTCTCGGTCGCCGGACGGGTCGAGTTGACCCCCTCCGATCCGCTCGACGCCGAGATCGCCGACGCCTTCAACGACCATCAGCGCCGCACGGACCAGGGCCGCGGTCTGCTCGGCCCGGACGCGATCGCGGCGGCGGTTGCGGCTTTCGAGCGGCGCGGTGCGACCGTCCTGGTGCGGCCCAGCGCATGGCGGCTGGGCAGTGCGGAGTCCGCGCTGACCGCCGAATGGCTGCGCGGCTGGGTCGGCGCCGCGCACGCCCAGCGGCCGGAGCTGGCACCGGAGGCGGTGGCCTATCTGCGGCGGCGGCTGGAGGAGTGCGCGGCGGGGGAGCTGACCGTCGCGGTGCACCACACCGACCTGCTGGCGCTGCCCGGACCCTCGTCCAGGAGCGCGGGATGA
- the ribA gene encoding GTP cyclohydrolase II, translated as MDPDDDAHTDLRVAIDDALGQKPGVEQVVTVRLPTTYGEFLAVGYLDRRSGIEQVALVHGDVVGEPVLTRVHSECLTGDVFASTHCECGDQLSAALRAIVAEGRGILVYLQGHEGRGIGLLAKLRAMKLQEGGLDTVEANIALGLPVDARDYGVAAEMLQDLGVRSVRLLSNNPRKREALLRYGIAVTEQVPLLMTPRAENIRYLRAKRERLDHDLPHLDGIPGLS; from the coding sequence ATGGACCCCGACGACGATGCACACACCGACCTCCGTGTCGCAATCGATGATGCCCTCGGCCAGAAACCGGGCGTGGAACAGGTGGTGACGGTCAGGCTCCCCACGACATACGGTGAATTTCTCGCCGTCGGCTATCTGGACCGCCGCAGCGGGATCGAGCAAGTGGCGCTGGTCCACGGCGATGTCGTGGGAGAGCCGGTGCTGACCCGCGTGCATTCGGAATGCCTCACGGGTGATGTCTTCGCATCCACCCACTGCGAATGCGGCGATCAATTGTCCGCCGCGCTGCGCGCCATCGTGGCGGAAGGCCGCGGCATTCTCGTCTATCTCCAGGGCCACGAGGGCCGGGGGATCGGGCTGTTGGCCAAGCTCCGGGCGATGAAGCTACAGGAGGGCGGACTGGACACGGTAGAGGCGAACATCGCGCTCGGACTGCCCGTCGACGCCCGCGACTACGGCGTCGCGGCGGAGATGCTGCAGGACCTCGGCGTCCGGTCCGTGCGGCTGCTGTCGAACAATCCGCGGAAACGCGAGGCGCTGCTGCGGTACGGCATCGCCGTCACCGAACAGGTCCCGCTGCTGATGACGCCCCGTGCGGAGAACATTCGCTATCTCCGCGCCAAACGGGAGCGCCTCGACCACGATCTGCCGCATCTGGACGGCATACCCGGACTGTCCTGA
- a CDS encoding creatininase family protein produces MTASGRPTSAPGLLPADTTEDVRARRPTMAVLPIGSFEQHGAYLPLTTDTVIACTIAREVAAGRPVQLLPPLTVSCSHEHAAWPGTVSISARTLHAVVTDIADSLHRSGIGTLILVNGHGGNYVLRNVVQESAGSGVRMALFPGSADWDAARTGAGVQTSGHTDMHAGEAETSILLYAHPELVKEGYESADCVADDRKQLLTLGMSAYTESGVIGRPSLASAGKGKELLAGLVDAFDEYAALLGAGTEAHD; encoded by the coding sequence ATGACCGCTTCGGGACGCCCGACTTCGGCACCCGGCCTCTTGCCGGCGGACACCACGGAGGACGTACGCGCACGACGGCCGACGATGGCCGTGCTGCCCATCGGCAGCTTCGAACAACACGGTGCTTACCTGCCGTTGACCACCGATACCGTCATCGCCTGCACCATCGCCCGGGAGGTGGCCGCCGGCCGGCCCGTCCAGCTGCTGCCACCGCTGACGGTGTCCTGTTCGCACGAACATGCCGCATGGCCGGGGACCGTCAGCATTTCGGCCCGCACCCTGCATGCGGTCGTCACGGACATCGCCGATTCGCTCCACAGGTCCGGTATCGGCACCCTGATTCTCGTCAACGGGCACGGCGGAAATTACGTACTGCGCAATGTCGTTCAGGAATCCGCAGGGAGCGGCGTGCGGATGGCGCTCTTCCCCGGATCGGCCGACTGGGACGCGGCGCGCACCGGGGCCGGGGTGCAGACGTCCGGGCACACCGATATGCATGCGGGAGAGGCCGAGACGTCCATTCTGCTGTATGCCCATCCCGAATTGGTCAAGGAAGGCTATGAATCAGCGGATTGCGTCGCCGATGACCGGAAGCAGCTCCTGACACTGGGCATGTCGGCCTATACCGAATCCGGGGTCATCGGGCGCCCCTCCCTGGCGTCCGCCGGGAAGGGCAAGGAATTGCTGGCCGGCCTGGTCGACGCATTCGACGAATATGCGGCGCTGTTGGGCGCAGGAACGGAAGCCCATGACTGA
- a CDS encoding methyltransferase: protein MTTVSPTPQPAMRLRELVFGAACAAAVRAAAQLGVADALGDRPTTAEELATAVKTEPRPLERLLRALSCYGIFAETDDGKYVHTDMSRLLREDSPNSLRYISLWCTEPWTWEAWPKLDDAVRSGRSVFDDLYGKGFFQYLHEDASDSAEVFNRAMTTSSKQSAQDIAQLLDLTGASSVADIGGGQGHVLASLLEKHPALEGTLLDLPTVVAHPDPRLADGGPLAPRVRIVPGDCREDIPVRADVYIIKNILEWDDESTRRTLHNVVKAARPGARVVIIENLVDDSPSMKFTTAMDLLLLLNVGGAKHTKASLVSRMAEAGLKVGEILVVNPYLHAFECTVPE, encoded by the coding sequence ATGACCACCGTAAGTCCCACCCCCCAGCCGGCCATGCGGCTCCGGGAGCTTGTCTTCGGAGCCGCCTGTGCGGCGGCCGTACGGGCGGCGGCGCAACTCGGCGTCGCCGACGCGCTCGGCGACCGGCCCACCACCGCGGAGGAACTGGCCACCGCGGTGAAGACCGAGCCGCGGCCGCTGGAGCGGCTGCTGCGCGCCCTGTCCTGCTACGGGATCTTCGCGGAGACCGACGACGGGAAGTACGTCCACACGGACATGTCCCGGCTGCTGCGGGAGGACTCCCCCAACAGCCTGCGCTACATCTCCCTGTGGTGCACGGAGCCGTGGACCTGGGAGGCCTGGCCGAAGCTCGACGACGCGGTGCGCTCCGGCCGCAGCGTCTTCGACGACCTGTACGGCAAGGGGTTCTTCCAGTACCTGCACGAGGACGCAAGCGACTCGGCCGAGGTCTTCAACCGGGCGATGACCACCTCCAGCAAGCAGTCGGCGCAGGACATCGCCCAGCTGCTCGATCTGACCGGGGCGTCGTCGGTGGCGGACATCGGCGGCGGCCAGGGGCATGTGCTCGCCAGCCTGCTGGAGAAGCACCCCGCCCTCGAAGGCACCCTCCTCGACCTGCCCACGGTCGTCGCGCACCCGGACCCCCGGCTGGCGGACGGCGGCCCGCTCGCCCCGCGGGTACGGATCGTGCCCGGCGACTGCCGCGAGGACATCCCGGTCCGGGCCGATGTCTACATCATCAAGAACATCCTGGAGTGGGACGACGAGAGCACTCGCAGGACGCTCCACAACGTCGTCAAGGCCGCACGTCCCGGCGCCCGCGTCGTGATCATCGAGAACCTGGTCGACGACAGCCCCTCGATGAAGTTCACCACCGCCATGGACCTGCTGCTGCTCCTCAACGTCGGCGGCGCCAAGCACACCAAGGCGAGCCTGGTCAGCCGCATGGCGGAGGCCGGCCTGAAGGTCGGCGAGATCCTGGTCGTGAATCCGTATCTGCATGCGTTCGAGTGCACCGTCCCCGAATGA
- a CDS encoding glycosyltransferase family 4 protein, translated as MTRTGATAAAERVVHFVLPGDVDDPAVPSGGNTYDRRVCRDLPAAGWQVRPYAAPGSWPQPDAAARTGLARHLAALPDDAVVLLDGLVACGVPEVLVPEAARLRLAVLVHLPLADETGLDPDVAAELDARERRTLHAVGSVVATSDWAARRLVAHHGLAPERVHVARPGADAAPLAPGTDGATGLLCVAAVTPRKGQHLLVEALATVTELPWSCVCVGGLDRDPGYTAQLQSRVAESGLDDRIAFTGPQAGADLEARYAAADLLVLTSYAETYGMVITEALARGIPVLATAVDGVPEAVGQAPDGSVPGLLVPSGRPPALAEALRGWLGDPQLRDRLKNSARGRRAMLEGWEMTSHSLAGALERLRDEIRSMR; from the coding sequence GTGACCCGTACCGGCGCCACCGCGGCGGCGGAGCGTGTGGTGCACTTCGTCCTCCCCGGTGACGTCGACGACCCGGCGGTACCCAGCGGCGGCAACACCTACGACCGCCGGGTGTGCCGCGACCTCCCGGCGGCGGGCTGGCAGGTGCGCCCGTACGCGGCGCCCGGAAGCTGGCCGCAGCCGGACGCCGCGGCCCGCACGGGGCTGGCGCGGCACCTGGCGGCGCTGCCCGACGACGCCGTGGTCCTGCTCGACGGCCTGGTCGCCTGCGGCGTCCCCGAAGTCCTCGTCCCGGAGGCGGCACGGCTGCGGCTCGCCGTACTGGTCCATCTGCCGCTGGCCGACGAGACCGGGCTCGACCCCGACGTGGCGGCGGAGCTGGACGCCCGCGAACGCCGCACCCTGCACGCCGTGGGGAGCGTCGTGGCGACCAGCGACTGGGCCGCCCGTCGGCTGGTCGCCCATCACGGGCTGGCGCCGGAGCGGGTCCATGTCGCCAGGCCGGGAGCCGACGCCGCGCCCCTCGCACCGGGCACCGACGGCGCCACCGGGCTGCTGTGCGTCGCCGCGGTCACCCCGCGCAAGGGACAGCACCTCCTGGTGGAGGCCCTCGCGACCGTCACCGAGCTGCCGTGGAGCTGCGTATGCGTCGGCGGGCTCGACCGTGATCCCGGTTACACCGCCCAACTGCAAAGCCGCGTCGCCGAGTCCGGCCTCGACGACCGGATCGCCTTCACCGGGCCGCAGGCGGGCGCCGACCTGGAAGCGCGGTACGCCGCGGCCGACTTGTTGGTGCTGACCTCATACGCCGAGACCTATGGCATGGTCATCACCGAAGCGCTGGCACGCGGGATTCCGGTGCTGGCGACGGCGGTGGACGGGGTTCCGGAAGCGGTCGGGCAGGCGCCCGACGGCAGTGTGCCCGGACTCCTCGTACCGTCCGGACGGCCACCGGCCCTTGCCGAGGCGCTGCGTGGCTGGCTGGGTGATCCGCAGTTGCGTGACCGGTTGAAGAATTCGGCACGCGGACGGCGTGCCATGCTGGAGGGGTGGGAGATGACGTCGCACAGTCTGGCCGGAGCGCTGGAACGGCTTCGGGACGAGATCCGGAGCATGCGGTGA
- a CDS encoding CDP-alcohol phosphatidyltransferase family protein, translating to MGVQLLVLEVLCRVSGLGTIGWLTGCVFAVATWAVLTVALRRTWTTSFGPANRVTLARTILVGGVTALVADSFGRSVPVTVLIAFAAVALVLDAVDGQVARRTGTATPLGARFDMEVDAFLILVLCVHVAIPLGAWVLSIGLMRYAFVAASWVLPWLRGDLPHSMARKTVAALQGVVLVVAGAGILPRASAVAAVAVALGLLVWSFGRDVTWLWRAGKGADGAPVTGVPEQAPAALAVTSRRAGPDR from the coding sequence ATGGGGGTGCAACTGCTGGTACTGGAGGTCCTGTGCCGAGTGTCCGGTCTGGGCACCATCGGGTGGCTCACGGGGTGTGTCTTCGCCGTCGCCACCTGGGCCGTGCTCACCGTCGCGCTGCGCCGGACGTGGACCACCTCGTTCGGACCGGCCAACCGCGTCACACTGGCCCGCACGATCCTGGTCGGCGGGGTGACCGCGCTGGTCGCGGACTCCTTCGGCCGGTCGGTACCGGTCACGGTGCTGATCGCCTTCGCCGCCGTGGCGCTGGTCCTGGACGCGGTCGACGGACAGGTGGCCCGGCGCACCGGAACGGCGACCCCGCTGGGGGCGCGCTTCGACATGGAGGTCGACGCCTTCCTGATCCTGGTGCTCTGTGTCCATGTCGCCATCCCGCTGGGCGCCTGGGTGCTGAGCATCGGCCTCATGCGCTACGCCTTTGTCGCGGCGTCGTGGGTGCTGCCGTGGCTGCGCGGCGACCTGCCGCACAGCATGGCCCGGAAGACCGTGGCAGCGCTTCAGGGCGTCGTGCTGGTCGTGGCCGGTGCCGGGATCCTGCCGCGGGCGTCGGCGGTCGCCGCCGTGGCCGTGGCGCTGGGACTCCTCGTGTGGTCCTTCGGGCGGGACGTCACGTGGTTGTGGCGGGCCGGGAAGGGGGCGGACGGAGCGCCTGTGACGGGGGTGCCCGAACAGGCCCCTGCCGCCCTCGCCGTCACGTCCCGGCGTGCCGGCCCAGATAGATGA
- a CDS encoding CbtA family protein, translating into MNSVTIRTLLVRGMLAGLAAGVVALVVAFLLGEPRVDAAIAFEEAHSHGHEHEVEVVSRGMQSTAGLATGVLVYGVALGGIAALVFCFMLGRIGRFGARTTAALLAGAALLVYLVPFLKYPANPPAVGDPDTIGQRTALYFLMMLLGILLAVGATILGRRLAPKLGNWYATVAGGAAFVVAVGIAYAFLPSYDNVPHGFPGTLLWQFRVTTIAIQLVLWTAFGLVFGHLAERVITTRSEATTAEAAPATS; encoded by the coding sequence GGATGCTCGCCGGTCTGGCCGCAGGTGTCGTGGCCCTCGTCGTCGCCTTTCTGCTGGGCGAACCGCGGGTGGACGCCGCCATCGCGTTCGAGGAAGCACACAGCCACGGCCACGAGCACGAAGTGGAGGTCGTCAGCCGCGGTATGCAGTCCACCGCGGGGCTGGCGACCGGCGTACTGGTCTACGGCGTGGCACTGGGCGGGATCGCCGCCCTGGTCTTCTGCTTCATGCTGGGCCGGATCGGGCGCTTCGGCGCCCGGACCACCGCCGCCCTGCTGGCCGGCGCCGCGCTGCTGGTCTACCTCGTACCGTTCCTGAAGTACCCGGCGAACCCGCCGGCCGTCGGTGATCCCGACACCATCGGCCAACGCACCGCCCTGTACTTCCTGATGATGCTGCTCGGCATCCTGCTGGCCGTCGGGGCGACGATCCTCGGCCGGCGCCTGGCACCGAAGCTGGGCAATTGGTACGCCACGGTCGCGGGCGGCGCCGCGTTCGTGGTCGCCGTCGGGATCGCGTACGCCTTCCTGCCGTCCTACGACAATGTGCCGCACGGGTTCCCCGGCACGCTGCTCTGGCAGTTCCGGGTGACGACGATCGCCATCCAACTGGTGCTGTGGACCGCCTTCGGGCTGGTCTTCGGTCACCTCGCGGAGCGCGTCATCACGACGCGGTCCGAGGCCACCACCGCCGAGGCGGCACCCGCCACCTCCTGA